The following are encoded together in the Capsulimonas corticalis genome:
- the hemC gene encoding hydroxymethylbilane synthase — protein MPNPKLIIGTRGSALALTQTNTIADALRRVHLGLEVEIRTINTRGDATQAANVPLASFGEKGIFAKELETALLDGEIDLAVHSMKDLAHTMPPGLVLAAVPKREDPRDALIGSTLDSLRQGALVGTGSVRRRALFSSRRPDLRFLEIRGNIDTRLKKLEDGGYDAICLAAAGLKRLGLADRVTEYLDPEWFVPDPGQGALALQTRESDVQVRGLLSAVNDMASFVTTRAERGFLRAVGGSCQTPVGAHARHIDGGLMLRAMLVGDDGLMRRAEAGGAPGMAEELGARVAKMLR, from the coding sequence ATGCCCAACCCAAAACTCATCATCGGTACGCGCGGGAGCGCGCTGGCGCTGACGCAAACCAATACCATCGCCGACGCCTTGCGGCGGGTGCATTTGGGGCTTGAGGTCGAGATCCGCACGATCAACACGCGCGGGGACGCCACGCAGGCGGCGAATGTGCCGCTGGCGTCCTTTGGCGAGAAGGGGATCTTCGCCAAGGAGCTGGAAACGGCGCTGCTGGACGGCGAGATCGATCTGGCCGTCCATAGCATGAAGGATCTCGCGCATACGATGCCGCCGGGATTGGTGCTGGCCGCCGTGCCGAAGCGGGAGGATCCGCGTGATGCGCTGATCGGTTCGACGCTGGATTCGCTGCGGCAGGGCGCGCTGGTCGGCACGGGGAGCGTCCGGCGGCGGGCGCTGTTCTCGTCGCGGCGTCCCGATTTGAGGTTCCTGGAGATACGCGGGAATATCGATACGCGGTTGAAAAAGCTGGAGGATGGGGGATATGACGCCATCTGTCTTGCCGCCGCCGGCCTGAAGCGGCTGGGTTTAGCCGACCGTGTGACGGAGTATCTGGACCCGGAGTGGTTTGTCCCCGATCCGGGGCAGGGCGCGCTGGCGCTTCAAACGCGGGAATCGGACGTGCAGGTGCGCGGGCTGCTGTCGGCGGTGAACGATATGGCGTCGTTTGTGACGACGCGCGCGGAGCGCGGGTTTCTGCGCGCGGTCGGCGGCAGCTGTCAAACGCCGGTCGGGGCGCACGCGCGCCATATCGACGGCGGACTGATGCTGCGCGCCATGCTCGTAGGGGACGATGGACTGATGCGCCGCGCGGAAGCGGGCGGCGCGCCGGGAATGGCCGAAGAACTAGGAGCGCGGGTGGCGAAGATGCTCCGCTGA
- the nadB gene encoding L-aspartate oxidase, producing MQQFDYLVIGSGSAGLSFALRVCESGSVALITKKERTDSNTNWAQGGIAGVMGPDDDMELHVQDTLIAGAGLCNEEAVRVLVNEGPDSIRELISFGADFNRTPEGDLSLGREGGHSRRRIIHTADLTGKEVEHTLVEAVRRHSNITVLEHHYAVDLVVQDGRCCGAYVLDEATGEVSPYVARATLLATGGAGQVYRFTTNPPIATGDGVAVAWRAGAEIANMEFIQFHPTSLFHPDAKSFLISEAVRGEGGILRRKDGTAFMVEYDPERKDLAPRDIVARAIDSEIKKTGDECVYLDVTHLSPEAIKDHFPTIYARCLSFGIDITTDWIPVVPAAHYSCGGVTTDLVGRTSIARLYACGEVASTGVHGANRLASNSLLEALVFAKRAAADAMERTPAWDDCAPVPSFDSGRKRTEPVDPHQLRSLRHRVQTVMQKYVGIVRTDARLQKASDAIAVLRAEADPLFSRLILTDELLELRNMLTVAGLIIYCAQQRHESRGLNFNTDYPETLESERHDTKVRKDASVSRL from the coding sequence ATGCAGCAATTCGATTATCTGGTGATCGGGAGCGGGAGCGCGGGGCTGAGCTTCGCGCTGCGGGTTTGCGAGAGCGGCAGCGTGGCCCTCATCACCAAAAAAGAACGCACGGACAGCAACACCAACTGGGCGCAGGGCGGCATCGCCGGCGTCATGGGGCCGGATGACGATATGGAGCTGCACGTGCAGGACACGCTCATCGCCGGCGCGGGGCTGTGCAACGAAGAGGCCGTGCGCGTTCTGGTCAATGAAGGCCCGGACAGTATCCGCGAGCTGATTTCATTTGGCGCGGACTTCAATCGCACCCCCGAAGGCGATCTGTCGCTCGGGCGCGAGGGCGGCCACTCCCGGCGGCGCATCATCCATACGGCGGACCTGACCGGCAAGGAAGTCGAGCATACGTTGGTGGAGGCCGTGCGGCGGCACTCCAACATCACGGTGCTGGAGCATCATTACGCTGTCGATCTTGTGGTGCAGGACGGACGCTGCTGCGGCGCTTACGTATTGGACGAAGCGACGGGCGAGGTCAGCCCCTATGTCGCGCGGGCGACGCTGCTGGCGACGGGCGGCGCGGGCCAGGTCTATCGGTTTACGACCAATCCGCCGATCGCCACCGGCGACGGCGTCGCCGTGGCGTGGCGCGCGGGCGCCGAGATCGCGAACATGGAGTTTATCCAGTTCCATCCGACATCGCTGTTCCATCCCGACGCCAAGAGCTTTTTGATCTCCGAGGCCGTGCGCGGCGAGGGCGGAATCCTGAGGCGCAAGGACGGAACGGCGTTCATGGTCGAGTACGATCCGGAGCGCAAGGATCTGGCGCCGCGCGATATCGTCGCTCGCGCCATCGACAGCGAGATCAAGAAGACCGGCGACGAGTGTGTCTATCTGGACGTGACCCATCTGTCGCCCGAGGCGATCAAAGATCACTTCCCAACGATCTACGCCCGCTGCCTTTCCTTCGGAATCGACATCACGACCGACTGGATCCCCGTCGTTCCCGCCGCGCACTACTCCTGCGGCGGCGTCACCACGGATCTGGTCGGCCGCACCAGCATCGCGCGTTTGTACGCCTGCGGGGAAGTCGCCAGCACCGGCGTGCACGGCGCGAACCGCTTGGCGTCCAACTCGCTGCTGGAGGCGCTGGTCTTCGCCAAACGCGCGGCGGCCGACGCGATGGAACGGACGCCGGCGTGGGACGACTGCGCCCCGGTCCCCAGCTTCGATTCCGGACGCAAGCGCACCGAACCAGTGGATCCGCACCAGCTGCGCTCGCTCCGGCATCGGGTGCAGACGGTCATGCAGAAATATGTCGGGATCGTCCGCACCGACGCCCGGCTGCAAAAAGCCTCGGACGCTATCGCCGTCCTGCGCGCCGAAGCCGACCCGCTCTTTTCACGCCTGATCCTCACCGACGAGCTTTTGGAGCTGCGCAATATGCTC